A single genomic interval of Alistipes provencensis harbors:
- a CDS encoding SusC/RagA family TonB-linked outer membrane protein, translated as MKRFLATVIACVAICAVQAQSRMVRGTVTDAADGSPVVGVAVTVENGTAAAVTGLKGDYTIRASQGQTLVFSFLGMTTQRHKVGAADVIDVKMAADNKVLDEVIVVAYGTTKKETFTGSAEIVTAEKLKDRPVTDVTKMLDGQVAGVMSTSGGGQPGSGAELRIRGFGSINASNSPLLVVDGVPFDGDLNSINSSDIESMSVLKDASAGALYGARGANGVILITTKQNAGRGESLSVHLSAKVGVSSRAIPSYNTMSAREYMEHMYLACYNDLVYTEGYLPSVAAGMTADRLARQILGTDNIYNVYDKEIGQLFDSNGKIVKDARQKYNESWLDEAEAKCPVRQEYQVSVNGSGKNSRYLASLSYLNEEGTLKTTGFERYTVRVGADFSPKKWLDFGANVNYAHTDSQFLGSEGTANNTNVWYSAMLMAPIYPVYKKNPDGSTVYEDDKKVFDYGSSRPAGAQNNRNSVATLFDDDYYTLTDNVSTRAYVGFNWKGLKFTSNIGVDNVNAYETTNYNPYSGNAAGTGRLTKESSRMMSYTWNQLVSYKTQIGRHNIDVMAGHEFYNYNMRYIIAERTGFPFADYDDLGMGSTLAEANSASDNYSINSYLSRVNYDFSDRYYFSASFRMDASSRFKKENRWGAFWSVGASWRISQEKFLNGVSWIDNITLKASYGVQGNDNLGSYYAWQSLYDMNYPNANQSGAVINSIENKDVTWEKNGNLNVGVEFRLFDRLTGTVEWYNRKTTDLLLEYPMAISLGFPGYYANVGSIVNRGFDITLGADIISTRDWRWNVTVMGSTLKNKVLKLTDNGEDIVNGVYIIREGQEINTFYMSKSAGVDPTTGEQLYWAYEKNADGSMKPGSEYMTNDATVAAGCKYLQGSRIPDIYGSISSSLKFRGFDLGLLFTYSLGGKIYDSIYNAMMEPSFVGQTYHRNALRTWTAPGQRTDVPRTTTTASTQITDRYLVDASYFAVKNISLGYSLPKGVLGKVGIESLRVYLSADSPWIFTHLKGMNPQASFTGSTSYSYTPNRTFTLGVDLKF; from the coding sequence ATGAAGAGATTTCTGGCAACAGTCATAGCCTGTGTGGCGATCTGCGCCGTGCAGGCCCAGTCCCGCATGGTGCGGGGCACCGTGACCGATGCCGCCGACGGATCGCCTGTGGTGGGCGTTGCCGTCACGGTGGAGAACGGGACCGCGGCTGCGGTCACCGGGCTCAAGGGCGACTATACGATCAGAGCTTCGCAGGGGCAGACGCTCGTTTTCTCGTTCTTGGGCATGACTACCCAGCGACACAAGGTCGGCGCGGCCGACGTGATCGATGTGAAGATGGCCGCCGACAACAAGGTGCTCGACGAGGTGATCGTCGTGGCTTACGGAACGACCAAAAAGGAGACGTTCACCGGCTCGGCCGAGATCGTCACGGCCGAGAAGCTCAAGGACCGTCCCGTGACCGATGTTACCAAGATGCTCGACGGACAGGTCGCAGGCGTCATGTCGACCTCGGGCGGCGGACAGCCGGGCAGCGGCGCCGAACTGCGCATCCGCGGTTTCGGGTCGATCAACGCTTCGAACTCCCCGCTGCTGGTGGTCGACGGCGTACCGTTCGACGGCGACCTGAATTCGATCAACAGCAGTGACATCGAGTCGATGTCGGTGCTCAAGGACGCTTCGGCGGGAGCCTTGTACGGCGCCCGCGGAGCCAACGGCGTGATCCTGATCACGACCAAGCAGAACGCCGGACGGGGCGAATCGCTCAGCGTACACCTGAGCGCCAAGGTGGGCGTCAGCTCGCGGGCCATTCCCTCCTACAACACGATGTCGGCCCGCGAATATATGGAACACATGTACTTGGCCTGTTACAACGATCTGGTCTATACGGAGGGCTACCTCCCGTCCGTAGCTGCGGGGATGACCGCCGACCGGCTTGCACGCCAGATACTCGGCACGGACAATATCTATAATGTTTACGACAAAGAGATCGGGCAGCTTTTCGACTCGAACGGCAAGATCGTGAAGGATGCCCGCCAGAAATATAACGAGAGCTGGCTCGACGAGGCCGAGGCCAAATGCCCGGTTCGTCAGGAGTATCAGGTCTCGGTCAACGGTTCGGGCAAAAACAGCCGTTACCTCGCTTCGCTGAGCTACCTCAACGAGGAGGGTACGCTCAAGACCACGGGTTTCGAACGTTATACGGTGCGTGTCGGTGCGGATTTCTCGCCCAAAAAATGGCTCGATTTCGGTGCCAACGTCAACTATGCGCACACCGACAGCCAGTTCCTCGGCTCGGAGGGCACGGCCAACAACACCAATGTCTGGTATTCGGCCATGCTGATGGCCCCGATCTACCCGGTCTACAAGAAGAATCCCGACGGCAGCACCGTGTACGAGGATGACAAAAAGGTCTTCGACTACGGCTCGTCGCGTCCGGCCGGGGCGCAGAACAACCGCAACTCGGTGGCGACGCTTTTCGACGACGACTATTATACGCTGACCGACAACGTCAGCACCCGCGCTTATGTGGGCTTCAACTGGAAAGGGCTGAAATTCACCTCCAATATCGGCGTGGACAACGTCAACGCCTACGAGACGACCAACTACAATCCCTATTCGGGCAACGCCGCCGGCACGGGCCGTCTCACCAAGGAGAGCAGCCGCATGATGAGCTATACATGGAACCAGTTGGTGTCCTACAAGACGCAGATCGGCAGGCACAACATCGATGTCATGGCGGGCCACGAGTTCTACAACTACAACATGCGCTACATCATCGCCGAGCGCACCGGATTCCCCTTTGCCGACTACGACGATCTGGGCATGGGTTCGACACTTGCCGAGGCCAATTCGGCTTCCGACAACTATTCGATCAACTCCTACCTCTCCCGCGTCAATTACGACTTTTCCGACCGCTACTATTTTTCGGCGAGCTTTCGCATGGACGCCTCTTCGCGTTTCAAGAAGGAGAACCGCTGGGGAGCCTTCTGGTCGGTGGGCGCTTCGTGGCGCATCTCGCAGGAGAAATTCCTGAACGGCGTGAGCTGGATCGACAACATCACCCTCAAGGCCAGCTACGGCGTGCAGGGCAACGACAACCTCGGCTCCTACTACGCATGGCAGTCGCTCTACGACATGAACTACCCGAATGCCAACCAGTCGGGTGCGGTCATCAACTCGATCGAGAACAAGGACGTGACGTGGGAGAAAAACGGCAACCTGAACGTCGGCGTCGAATTCCGCCTGTTCGACCGCCTTACGGGTACCGTCGAATGGTACAACCGCAAGACCACCGACCTGCTGCTGGAGTACCCGATGGCCATTTCGCTCGGCTTCCCGGGTTATTACGCCAATGTGGGCAGCATTGTCAACCGCGGTTTCGACATCACGCTGGGCGCCGACATCATTTCGACACGCGACTGGCGCTGGAACGTTACGGTGATGGGCTCCACGCTGAAGAACAAGGTCCTGAAGCTCACCGACAACGGCGAGGACATCGTCAACGGCGTCTACATCATCCGCGAGGGGCAGGAGATCAACACCTTCTATATGTCCAAGAGCGCGGGCGTCGACCCGACCACCGGCGAGCAGCTCTACTGGGCCTATGAAAAGAACGCCGACGGCAGCATGAAGCCCGGCTCGGAGTACATGACCAACGACGCTACCGTGGCCGCCGGTTGCAAATACCTGCAGGGCAGCCGTATTCCCGACATCTACGGTTCGATCTCGTCGTCGCTGAAATTCCGCGGCTTCGATTTGGGGCTGCTGTTCACCTATTCGCTCGGGGGCAAGATCTACGACTCGATCTACAACGCCATGATGGAGCCGTCGTTCGTCGGGCAGACCTACCATCGCAACGCCCTGCGCACATGGACCGCCCCGGGGCAGAGGACCGACGTGCCGCGCACGACGACCACCGCCTCGACGCAGATCACCGACCGCTACTTGGTCGACGCTTCGTACTTCGCCGTGAAGAACATTTCGCTGGGTTACAGCTTGCCGAAAGGAGTGCTGGGCAAGGTCGGCATCGAATCGCTGCGCGTCTACCTGTCCGCCGACAGCCCGTGGATCTTCACCCACCTGAAGGGTATGAACCCGCAGGCCAGCTTCACGGGGTCGACCTCCTATTCCTATACGCCCAACCGCACGTTCACGCTGGGTGTGGACTTAAAATTCTAA